The Pseudanabaena galeata CCNP1313 genome includes a region encoding these proteins:
- the recR gene encoding recombination mediator RecR, translating into MYTRPLANLIEQLQRLPGVGAKTAQRLSLHILKRPTEEVEALAQALIQAKQQVGLCTICGHLSAEPICEICAHPSRDNSVICVVADSRDLIALEKTREYRGKYHVLGGLISPMDGISPDQLNIQSLVRRVSGNKVLEVIMAIAPSVEGETTTLYVGGLLKPFTKVTRIAFGIPMGGDLEYADEVTLAKAIEGRREIDL; encoded by the coding sequence TTGTATACTCGACCTCTAGCTAATCTGATTGAACAATTGCAGCGCCTACCTGGGGTGGGGGCAAAAACTGCTCAACGCCTATCACTGCATATTCTCAAACGTCCGACTGAAGAGGTTGAAGCCCTTGCTCAAGCATTAATTCAGGCAAAACAACAGGTGGGGCTTTGCACTATATGTGGGCATCTTTCGGCAGAGCCAATTTGTGAAATTTGCGCCCATCCTAGTCGCGATAATTCTGTAATCTGTGTAGTTGCTGACTCTCGCGATTTGATAGCCCTTGAAAAAACTCGTGAATATCGCGGTAAATATCATGTCCTTGGTGGTCTGATTTCGCCCATGGATGGCATTAGCCCTGATCAACTAAATATCCAAAGCCTAGTGAGGCGGGTCAGTGGCAACAAAGTCTTAGAGGTAATTATGGCGATCGCACCTAGTGTTGAAGGGGAGACTACCACTCTATATGTCGGCGGATTATTAAAACCATTTACAAAAGTTACGCGAATTGCCTTTGGTATTCCGATGGGTGGTGATTTAGAATATGCAGATGAGGTAACACTCGCCAAAGCGATCGAGGGGCGACGCGAAATAGATTTATAG
- a CDS encoding FKBP-type peptidyl-prolyl cis-trans isomerase produces MKGILISFGIMAVAVLVIVVAQITGGQPAVASTGAPSTGVPNQTEVKIAAAPLISMSDSEIKETGTGLKYKVITAGTGATPKKGDTVIVHYIGTLEDGTKFDSSRDRNSPFSFKLGVGQVIKGWDEGLSIMRVGDRYTLIIPPDLGYGARGAGGVIPPNATLIFDVELLRIS; encoded by the coding sequence TTGAAAGGAATTTTGATTAGCTTTGGCATTATGGCAGTTGCTGTACTAGTCATTGTAGTTGCCCAAATTACAGGCGGACAGCCAGCAGTTGCTAGCACTGGTGCGCCATCAACAGGTGTACCAAATCAAACAGAAGTAAAAATAGCAGCAGCACCTTTAATTAGTATGAGTGATTCTGAAATCAAAGAAACTGGCACTGGTCTCAAATATAAAGTGATCACGGCTGGTACAGGTGCAACTCCTAAGAAGGGCGATACTGTCATCGTTCATTACATAGGTACGCTCGAAGATGGAACTAAGTTCGATAGCTCTCGCGATCGCAATAGTCCTTTTTCGTTCAAGCTTGGCGTTGGTCAAGTGATCAAGGGCTGGGATGAAGGTTTATCGATTATGCGTGTTGGCGATCGCTACACCTTGATTATTCCTCCTGATCTCGGTTATGGCGCTCGTGGAGCAGGTGGGGTGATTCCTCCTAATGCGACATTGATTTTTGATGTTGAGCTATTGCGTATTTCTTAG
- a CDS encoding eCIS core domain-containing protein, with amino-acid sequence MNSIRRIFFLILLTLALVATIGMSDASFFADSETKSSLAEEAWGQAGSIAYQAAAKTMRSKNGEGQALDNVQKRYLRRYFIDYIDRVHVIYNSQMMDRWVFGNVAVHLGQVETIAQTYCDRIYLRDAYKPEDIKQLSVLAHEMVHVRQCFQNGGLDQFGYQYFVEYKRGKQKYEDNLMEREAYDLQNRFAKTNQ; translated from the coding sequence ATGAATAGCATTCGGAGAATATTTTTTTTAATTTTGCTGACTCTCGCTTTAGTCGCAACCATAGGGATGTCAGACGCGAGTTTTTTTGCTGACTCAGAAACAAAATCTAGCCTTGCTGAGGAAGCTTGGGGGCAAGCAGGCTCGATCGCCTATCAAGCAGCCGCAAAAACCATGCGCTCTAAAAATGGCGAAGGACAGGCTTTAGATAATGTCCAAAAGCGTTATCTAAGAAGATATTTCATCGACTATATTGATCGTGTGCATGTCATTTACAACTCGCAAATGATGGATCGTTGGGTATTTGGTAATGTGGCTGTGCATTTAGGTCAAGTCGAGACGATCGCCCAAACCTATTGCGATCGCATTTATCTCCGCGATGCTTACAAGCCCGAAGATATCAAGCAGTTATCAGTTTTAGCTCACGAAATGGTGCATGTGCGCCAATGTTTTCAAAATGGAGGGTTAGATCAATTTGGCTATCAATATTTTGTGGAATATAAGCGCGGCAAACAAAAATACGAAGATAATCTAATGGAACGAGAAGCCTACGATTTGCAAAATCGCTTCGCTAAAACCAACCAATAG
- a CDS encoding YdcF family protein, translating to MTALSGLIGSGCMIFGVPCFPPISSSPSPREPQAILVLGGSPTREQFAAQFALQHPRLPIFVSSGSPEEYAEYVFDRAGVERERIHLDYRAVDTVTNFTIMVTELQQRKITDVYVLTSDFHMPRALVIGKIVLGSRGIEMHPVTIPSSIKSENPTKALRDGLRSVFWLVTGL from the coding sequence ATGACAGCTTTATCTGGGTTAATTGGCTCTGGATGTATGATTTTTGGTGTACCATGCTTTCCACCAATCAGTAGCAGTCCTTCGCCTAGAGAGCCACAGGCGATCTTAGTCTTGGGCGGCTCTCCCACCCGTGAACAGTTTGCTGCTCAGTTTGCTTTACAACATCCACGGTTGCCAATTTTTGTTTCGTCAGGCAGTCCAGAGGAATATGCTGAATATGTGTTTGACCGTGCAGGCGTTGAGCGCGAGCGAATTCATTTAGACTATCGTGCTGTTGATACAGTCACTAATTTTACGATTATGGTGACAGAGCTTCAGCAACGTAAAATTACAGATGTATATGTGCTGACTTCCGATTTTCATATGCCTCGCGCTCTCGTTATTGGCAAAATCGTTTTAGGCAGTCGTGGTATTGAAATGCATCCTGTGACCATTCCTTCTAGCATCAAATCGGAGAATCCTACTAAAGCTTTGCGAGATGGTTTGCGATCAGTTTTCTGGCTAGTTACAGGTTTATAG